The window AAGTAGCTTGTGCTAATTCAACGTTTTGTTTTGCTCTTTCGAGTAAGTCTTTTTGAGTATCAGCGTCTAATTCGGTTGAGATACCACCAGGGGTGGATGAGGTAGGGTGAATAGGACGACCACCTATTTTTCTAACCATTTCTAAACCGTTTCTTCTGATGTTAATTGCTTGAAGTGCAATTTCAGGCATGTCTTTAATAACTTGGAAAACGTTTCTAGTTTTTCTGGTTCCGTTAGGAATGATTAAATCAGGTGCTGCTAAGAAGTAGAAGTGAAGAGCGTGGGAGTGCATGTATGAACCCCAGTTCATGATTTCTCTCATTCTGTATGCAGCAGGTAAGATTTCATAATCATCGAATCCGAAGATTTGGTCAACAGCTTTTGCAGCTGCTAAGTGGTGTTGTACATCACAAATACCACAAATACGAGGGACTAATCTTGGTAATTCTTCTACAGGACGGCCTGTTAAGAATTTTTCGAATCCTCTGAATTCCATAACGTGTAATCTTGTTTCTTCAACATTTCCTGCATCGTCTAGATGCACGGTAATTTTAGCGTGTCCTTCAATACGAGTGACAGGCTCCATTGTAAGTTTAACCATTTTATTCTCCTCCTTTCTGCATTTTCACTGGCACTAAAGCAGCAGCTAATGTGTAAGTGTAGAAAGTACCTACGATATCATCTAATTGATCAGCAACAGTTTCTGGGTCAACGGTTTTATCTTCTTGTACACCGTAGTCAGATGCAATCGCACTGATCATTTTTGCTCCTTGGTCTAATACTTTAGCGGTAGGACCGTAACATCCTCTACATTGGATACCAATGGAAGGACATTCTGCACCACATAAGGATACGGTAGCAGGACCCATACATACTAATCCTTGACTGATTAAACATAAGTCAGGTTCAGGAGCGCCTAATTCAAATTGTCTTTTAATGAAGTCCATAGCTAAACCTGCAGGTGGTTTTTCTCTAGGACATACTTCACAAAGGTTGGTTGAAGGTAATTCAATTGTTTCTCCTCTTAATAATGTTAAGATAGCTTCTGCTACAACATCGGAACGAGGTGGGCAACCTGGAATCATTAAGTCAATATCCATAGCATCACCAATAGGTCTTACTCTGCTTTCGAGATGTGGTACATCTTCGTGAGGAATAACACCTTCAGGGTTTACAGTAGATACAGAGTTAATGTATGCTTCTTCTTCTAATTCTTCAACAGTCCATAAGTTACCGAGACCTGGAATACCTCCATAGCAGGAACAAGTTCCGTAAGAGATAACCATGTTAGCTTTTTCATTTAACATTTCAGCTAATTCTCTGTTTTCTTCGTTTCTGATTCCACCTTCTACGATAATAATATCTAACTCAGGCACTTCATCATATTTAGTATCCATGAGCACAGGGGAAAATTCGAAATCCGCAAATTCCATAACATCAATTAAGGATTCGTGGAAATCCGCAATGGATAAGTGGCAACCGGAACATCCGCCGAACCACATAGTTCCTATTTTAACTTTATCTGCCATATTCATTCCTCCAATCTAGTTTTCAGCATCTAATTGTTCTTTTAATGGAGCTGGACCTAATTCTTTAATTCTGT of the Methanobrevibacter thaueri genome contains:
- a CDS encoding NADH-quinone oxidoreductase subunit B family protein; this encodes MADKVKIGTMWFGGCSGCHLSIADFHESLIDVMEFADFEFSPVLMDTKYDEVPELDIIIVEGGIRNEENRELAEMLNEKANMVISYGTCSCYGGIPGLGNLWTVEELEEEAYINSVSTVNPEGVIPHEDVPHLESRVRPIGDAMDIDLMIPGCPPRSDVVAEAILTLLRGETIELPSTNLCEVCPREKPPAGLAMDFIKRQFELGAPEPDLCLISQGLVCMGPATVSLCGAECPSIGIQCRGCYGPTAKVLDQGAKMISAIASDYGVQEDKTVDPETVADQLDDIVGTFYTYTLAAALVPVKMQKGGE